The genomic DNA CAGGTTTTATTTCAGATAATATTTCACAAGTAAAAAAACCTAAAAAAATCTATGCTGTTAGAGGTCCAAAAACACGACAAAAATTATTAGACTTTGGTATAGATTGCCCTAAGGTCTATGGTGACCCTGCATTATTGTTACCTAAAATTTATTCTCCAAAAATTGAAAAAAAATATAAGCTTGGTATAATTCCCCACTATATTGATAAAGGGCATAGTTGGTTAAAGAGTATAGAAGATGAAAACGATATAAAACTATTAGATATTCAAGAACATAACCCGCTAAAATTTATAGATGATTTGTTAAGTTGCGAAAATATTGCTTCAAGTTCCTTACATGGATTAATAGTATCGGATGCTTATGGAATACCATCTATTTGGATAAAATTATCTAATAATATAATAGGCGATGATTTTAAATTTTATGATTATTTTGAATCGGTCAAACGTTTGAATGAAAAACCCATTAAGATAATTTCTACTTCGCGAGTAGAAGATATTTTAAAATTTAAGAAACATTATAAAATTGATATAGACTTAGACAGATTAATGGAATCCTGTCCGTTTCGTTAAAATACATCAATTATAAAGGACGAAAATAAATGGATTATAAAGAAATTCCAATTTTTATTATAAATCTAAAAAAAGATAAACAAAAAAAAGAGAATATGCAAAAGTATTGTGAAAAAAACAAGCTAACACCAATATTTACAGAAGCTATATACGGTGATGAGCTAAGCGAAGACACAATATCACAAGTTTACTCTAAAGACTTAGCTTTAAAATATTTTGGTAGAGAATTAACAAAAGGTGAAATAGGCACTGCGTTAAGTCACTTAGAGATATATAGGCAAATTATAGATCAAAACATCCAGGAAGCTTTAATCTTAGAAGATGATGTAGATTTTAAAATAAATCATCAAGACTTGATAGATATAGTAACGAAATTACCTAATGATTGGGAGTGTATTATGCTTGGGCACCATACAAAAAGGTCACGAGATATAGATACATTAGCTTCCTTTTGGAATAAAATACAAATAAATGACAAGCTAAAATGTGTACGATTTGCTGAGCAGCCTTTTGGTGGATATGGTTATATTATAAATAAAGATGGTGTATTAAAGAGGTTAAATGATTTTAAAATTATAGATAGACCTATTGATCATTGGGATGATAAAAAACTCAACTTGTATGGTGCTTATCCATCGATTATTAAAATAAATGAATATTTCTCAGACTATAGCTCTTTGGATCTAGAAAGAAGTAAGATGGATGAAACAACAATCAGAACATCTTTTGAAAGATTTAAAGATAGAATACAATTACTTTTAAGAACGTTACACCTATTTGAAGCATTTTTCATTTTAAAATCTTTTTTTATACAATTTAAAATATTGAATAAATATAAATCTCACTAAGAAAGATACAATATATGACCTATAAATCAGATAGTATAAAATATGTGAGAATATGATGAAAAACTGTTTAGCACCAATAGTTATATTTACCTACAGAAGACTTATTAATCAAACTATTGAAAGTTTGTTAAGTAATGAATTAGCTCAAGATAGTGAATTATATATTTTTTCTGATGGAAGTAAAAATGAAAATGACTTAGAAGATGTAATTGAAGTACGAAAATATTTACAAACCATAGAAGGTTTTAAAAGTATTAAGATTATTGAATCTGAAGTAAATAAAGGTCTTGCAGACTCAATTATTGATGGGGTAACGCAAGTTATTGATAAATATGGAAAAGTCATTGTTCTGGAAGATGATTTAATAGTATCTACAGATTTTTTAGAATATATGAATGGTGCTTTAAATTTTTATGAAAAAGACAAAAAAATCTGGTCTATATCTGGGTATGGGCCAAAGTTACCATGTCTTGCAAATTATAATGATGATATATATCTTACGGTTAGAGGATCATCTTGGGGTTGGGCTACATGGAAAGATAGATGGAATACTATCGATTGGCATATAAAAGATTGGAATACTTTTCAGAAAAACAAAGATTTGATTGAAAAATTTAATTTAGGTGGTAATGATCTGTATAAAATGCTTGAGTTACAAATGCTTGGTAAGATTGATTCTTGGGCGATACGATGGTGTTATAATCAGTTTAAATTTGATTCTTATACTGTTTATCCTAAAAAATCAAAAATCATTAATGATGGATTTAGTGATGAAAAAGGTACACACAATAGTGGGGTAAATAACAAATGGATTACAGAACTCGATAACAAAACAATAACCTTTAACGATACTACTATCAAAAAAGAAATTATTGAATGTTTTCAGCATTATCACAATTTGAGCTTGATAACAAAGATAGGATATTTTTTAAAAAAAAATACTGGCTATAAAATAGCTAAGAAATTCTATAAATATTTAAAAAATCAATAAAAAGAAGGAATTCATGACAAAATTAAAAGTATCAATATTGATTCCGACTTATAATTCAGAGAGATATATAGAAGAAACTATTGAAAGTGCATTATCTCAGACTTATAAGGATTTTGAAATAATAATTGTAGACAATGCGAGCAGTGATAAAACTTGGGAAATAATGCAAAAATATGCACAAGAGTATAATAATATTAAAATATTTAGAAATGAAGAAAATATCGGTCCTATCAGAAATTGGATGAGATGTATTGAAGAAGCATCTGGAGAATATGGCAAAATACTTTGGTCGGATGACTTGATAAAAAAAACATTTTTGGAACAAACAGTTGATATCTTAGCGAAGAATCGTGATGTAGGTTTTGTCCTTACTCCGGCAATTCTTTTTGGAGATATCTCAAAAGAAAAAATATTTTATACTATTACCAAGAAAAGTGGTATATATTGTACAACAAGTTTTATAGAAGGTGTTTTACTTGATAAAGATTATCCAAGTTCACCAGCTTGTGGGTTATTTAGATTAAAAGATTTAAAGAAAAATTTATTATTAAAAATTCCAAATCGTTTTGATAGCGATGCAAGCATACATGCGATAGGGAATGATTTATTAATTTATCTTTTAACGGCTAAAGATTATAAAAAATTTGCCTATGTCAATGAACCACTTGCTTTGTTTAGAGCGCATGATAAATCTATATCGACAAGTACCCAAAAAACAAAAATGGTTCTAAATTATGACATAGCAAAAGCATATTTTGTTGATAATTTTATAGATAATGTGCAATTAATTAGAAAATTCAATGCTCTATTATGGCTACATAATAAAGTTTTTAAAACAAATCAAGATATTAGTAAGTTTTATTTTAATAATAAAGAATATAAAAAAGATTTTGTGTTTTTAATAAAACATCTTTTTACTTTTGATGCGTATATAAAAAGAGCATTTAGAAAGTTCTTTTAATGAAAATATCAATCATAACAGTAGTTTGGAATAACAAAGAGACCATAAAATACGCAATAGACTCAGTTTTAAATCAAACTTATAAAGATATAGAATATATTATAGTAGATGGTGCAAGTAGTGATGGTACAGTTGAGGTTGTGCAAAGTTATGGAGATAGGATCACTAAGTTTATAAGTGAACCAGATAAAGGACTTTATGATGCTATGAATAAAGGTATAAAGTTAGCTACTGGAGATGTTGTAGGAATACTGAATAGTGATGATTTTTATATAGATGAATTTGTCATAGAGAAGATTGTTAAAATATTTCAAGAGAAAAAAGTAGATAGTGTATTTGCTGATTTAGTATATGTTAAGCCTGATAATCTGGGAAATATTGTACGTTATTATGATAGCAGTAGTGGTTTTCCAAATAGATTCCAATATGCATTATATCCAGCACATCCAACATTTTTTGTTAAAAGATGGGCCTATGAAAAATATGGGCTATATAAAACAGATTATAAAATAGCAGCAGATTTTGATGTTATGGCCAGGTTTTTATATACTAGGAAGATTTCATTTAGCTATTTAAAAGAGCCTATTATTAAAATGAGGGTGGGTGGTGTTAGTACATCGTTAAGCAGCATATGGATCAATAGTTTAGAGCAACTAAGAGTATGTAGGGAAAATAATATAAAAACCAATATATTTAAGATATTGCTTAAGTATCCAATTAAAATATTGGGTTTCTTTAAAAAGAGATAGTACTAACTTTTTTCTCACCGACATTAAATAGATATCATGTATAATGCAAAGATAAAATTGTGAAGGTTGATAATAGAATGAATAGTAAAAATGGATATGGAACTAAAGAGATTCTGTGGATGATAATTGTCGCATATGCATTTAGTTTTGCAATACGTATGATTTGGGTCTATCAATTTCAAGACAATCCAAACTTTTTTTGGAACAATCAATTTATGATCAACACCAATGATGGATATACTTGGGCGGCAAGTGTTCAGAATATCCTTTATGGTATGCATAAAACCAATCCACTTATACGTGATATATGGGCTAATGGTATTATATTCTTTACCGTCCTTTTTGCAAAGATCACACCATTTAGCTTAGAAACCATCATTCTTTATATGCCTGCATTAATATCTAGTTTAGTGGTAATACCTATTATACTTATTGCAAGGCTGTATAATCAAGCACTTTGGGGATTATTTGCTGCGCTGCTAGGTTCAATCGCATGGAGTTACTATAATCGTACGATGATTGGTTATTATGATACCGATATGTTCTCAGCTATGGCTCCAATGTTCATTCTTTATTTTTTAATGAAAAGCACAATGGATTTTAATTTACGGAGTGCATTATATGCAGCTATTGCAATAGCACTTTATCCATTCTTGTATGATGCTGGACAATCTATAGTTTATGCTATGGGTATTATATATGCATTGTATATGATCTTTTATCATCGTAATGATAATACTACGTATCTATCTTTAATTATAGTGTTTGTAGCCCTCATTCCCTTTCCTTTAATGGATCCATTTAGTTACATTACAAAAGTAGTTGTACTTATTACCCTATACTTTATATTAAAAAAATTATCTATAGAACAGAAAATATTGATGATTGTCTCAAGTATATTATTTATTTTGTTTATGTATTATGGAGATGTCTTCGGATTAATACTTCGTAAAGTAATGACTTATCTTGCTACGGGAACGTCGAGTGAAGGTTTGCACTTTTACTCGGTAGTGCAAACCATTAGAGAAGCAGGCCAAATTCCATTTTCTACTTTTGCAAATAGAATTTCAGGTTCACAAATTGGGGTCATTCTTTCTTTTGTGGGATACATAGTGTTGGTCGTAAGACACAGGGCATTTATCTTAGCACTACCACTTATAGGCATAGGTGCTTTTGCTTTATGGGGCGGACTTAGATTTACTGTGTATGCCGTACCCATAGCGGCAATGTCTGCTATTTATCTGTTTCATGTCATTGTGACAACAATTTCAGATAAAAAGAGTATCTACATAACTGCAATGACTATATTGACTACGAGTATGTTGTACCCGAATATTGCACACATCATCGAATATAAAGTGCCTACGGTTTTAAATAAAGCAGAAGTTGAAGATCTTGATGCATTAAATAAAATTGTTAACGATAAAGACTATACTTTGGCATGGTGGGATTACGGGTATCCTATCTGGTTTTATGCCAATACAAATACAATTATAGATGGAGGGAAACATCAGAATGACAACTTCATCATATCGAAGATTATGCAGACAGCTTCTCCTGAGTTAGCAGCAAACTTAAGCCGTTTGGCTGTAGAAACTTATGTTGATTCAGGTTATAAAAATATTGCAGACACACTATTTAAAAACAGACAAGAAGATCAGCTTGATCCAAATCTTCTTTTATCTGAATTGGACAGTGGTACCTATGCAGTTCCCAAAAAAACAAGAGATATCTATCTCTATCTCCCATACAGGATGATGAGGATTTTCCCTACTGTAGCTGTTTTTGGTAATTTGGACTTGACAACAGGAAAAGAAGAACGAAAGATCGCTTTTTATCCTACACAGGCGGTAAGTAACAAAGAGGGGTTACTTACTTTCAGTAATGGCATTGTGTTTGATATAAAGAGAGGGGTGATCAAGTTAGGTCAGCAAGAAAAAGATGTGAAGCATTTTATAGTAACACAAAATACAAAAGATGGCAAGTTACAACTGCAGTCCCAGGTCTATCATGCTGATGGTGAATATGTGGTAGTTTATATGAAAAGTTATGGACAGTTTGTTATCATGGACAGTGAAACGTTCAATTCTATGTATGTGCAAATGTTCATGCTTGAAAAATATGATAATAATCTTTTTGAACTGGTCGTTTCATCACCCTATAGTAAAATTTATAAACTGAAAATATAGGATCAAGACTGCTTCTTTAGAGCAAATTCTTTTTTATAAAGATATCGGTAAAGTAGAGTATAGCAACCGATAAAAACCAGTACAATAAGAAGATTTGCTTTAGAGTTATGGGCATAGAGGGTGGCACAAAAAATAAAAGGTGCCGTACCTAAAACAATGAACACTGATGTGAGCGGGTTGTTATGGGTGATATGTTTATAGATAAGCATATGTAGATGATACTCGTCTGGTTCCATAGGAGAACGTTTGGCTTTTCTTTTTCTGTAGATAGAAAATAGTACTTCCCAGACAGGATAGATCAATACAGCAAGAATGTACCATGGGCTGACTGTAGCATAATTACTTGCAAGGAAAATCCCTATCAGTGCTGTAATGAACCCAAGTAAATAAGCACCTCCATCCCCAAGAAAGATCTTCCCTTTAGGGAAATTGACCACAAAGAAGGCGAGTACTGCTGAAGTAACGATCATAGATATTTGTAGGATTTCATGACTTTCTACCTGTACAGCTGTAGTACTGAATGAGAGAAGGATCAGTAATACAATACCTGAGGCAAGTCCATTGAACCCATCGATAATATTGACAGCATTCATTAATCCTACAATACTAAAAATACTGAATAATACCCCACTCCAATACGGTATATGAATATCAAGACCCAGATAGGTAACGACAGAACCGGTTAATAAAACAGCACTTGTGGCAGCAATTAACTGTAATAAAAGTCGTCTTCTTGGACTTAATGAATTATGAAAGTCTTCAAAGATACCGCTTAGGAAGGCAAGGATTATGGAAAATAGAAGTTTCCATCCTAAGGGTGTTAGAAGAAGAAAACACATACCTACGATAATACCAATCCCTCCTGCCCTTGGCGTAGAAAAATGATGAAAGTTTTGAGGCTTTTCCTCTGTATGGGAATCAATAAAGAAGTCATGTCTATGAGAAAAATGGATTACCAAAAATTGTAAAGTAAAAGATAGGATAAATGCACCTAGGATGGACGATTCTAGTTGATTCATGGTTGACCTTTTTGGGCTAATTCTATCACAATCGACATTAAAAATATTTTTTGTATAAAATACCTCTTTTTTAACCCTATAAGTATAGTTAATATTGTAATATAAAAAGTTATATTTTAATATAACTAAAAATAAATTTATCAAGGAAACTACAAGGAAACTACGCATCCAAAGAAGAGTTAATGGAAGTGAAAGGTATCGGTGCTGCTAAAGCAGATGCTATTATTGAAGAGAGACAAAACGGTAAATTTACTTCTTTTGATGATTTTCAACGCGTCGAAGGAGTTGGTGAAAAGGCTGCATTTAATGTAAAAGAGCATGTTAAGTAAAGCTCAAACATTGAAAAATACAAATGATTAGTCAGAAGTGCTTTAGCCCTTCGGCTTCTCCTCCTCGTTAAAAATATAATCCTCTTTAACCACATTTTTGCTACAATTCACTAATTTATTTTTAGACTTAAGGCATGATCATGACAGTTACACGTTTTGCACCTTCTCCTACAGGGTATCTTCACATTGGTGGGCTTAGAACAGCACTTTTTTCCTGGCTTACTGCACAGCACAACAAGGGTGAGTTTTTACTCCGTATTGAAGATACCGATATGGCACGTAATTCTGAAGAGGCGACAGAAGCGATACTCAAGGCATTTGAATGGGTCGGTCTGAGCCATGATGGCGAAGTGGTCTATCAGTCTAAAAGATTTGATCTTTATAAAAAATACATTGATCAGCTTCTTGAAGAGGGCAAAGCCTATAAGTGCTATATGAGTAAAGAGGAGCTTGATGCTTTACGTGAAGAGCAGATGGCGAAAAAAGAACGTACACGTTATGATGGACGTTATCGTGATTTCACCGGTACACCACCAGAAGGTGTTGAACCGGTGATCCGTATCAAAGCTCCGCAAGAGGGGACCATCTCTTTTGTGGATGGTGTAAAAGGTGAGATGAACATTGCCGCATCTGAAGTAGATGATTTTGTCATCGCTAGAGCAGACGGGTCACCAACGTATAATTTTGTTGTAGCCATAGATGATGCATTGATGGGACTGACAGATGTGATCCGTGGGGATGATCACCTTTACAATACGCCTAAACAGATCGTAGTCTACAATGCTTTGGGGTTCCCGATCCCAAAGTTTAACCATGTTGCAATGATCAACAATGAACAAGGTAAAAAACTCTCTAAAAGAGATGGGGCTACGGATGTCATGGATTATAAAGAAATGGGATATCTCCCTGAAGCACTTTTGAACTTTTTGGTCCGTCTTGGCTGGAGTCATGGAGACCAGGAAATTTTTAGTATTGAAGAGATGATAGCGCTATTTGATCCTAAAAATATTAACAAGAGTGCATCCAACTATAATCTAGATAAACTGCTTTGGTTGAATTCTCACTATATTAAAAATACGCCAAACGATCAGCTTGCCATACTTCTCAAAGATTTTGGGGTGGATATCCATGGGCACGATAAGCTTGAATTGCTTCTTGATGCAACAAAAGAGAGAGGGAAAACACTCGTAGAGCTTGCAGAGCAGATCAATCTAATACTTACAACACCTACGCAGTATGATGAGAAGGCTTCCAAAAAAGCGTTTAAAGGTGAAGCCAAAGAGATCTTGAATGATTTTGCTTTGATGTTAAAAAGCTGGGATAAGACACTGCACCTTCCTTGTGATTACCATGAAGTGATGGAAAAAATTGTTGAGACAAAAGAGATTGGTTTCGGGAAGATCGGTATGCCGCTTCGTGTGAGTCTACTTGGTTCGATGACAGGATCTGGGCTTGATGAGATCATGGCTATTTTAGGTGTGGATGCAACGGTATCACGTATAGAAAGGGCGATTCAAACCATAGAATAGTTTGTAGGGTATAAACCTACAAACGTCTGGTTTTATCTAAAAATAACTTCAAAGATTTCTTTGCTTTGTCATCCATTTGATAATGGATATGACTCAAATACCAGGTAAGCTGTTTGGGTGTGATACCTCTTTTTTTCGCTTCTTTTTTGAGGATGTATTGTGGGATCTTTACTTTGGTTTGTGAAAATGCACGCGCCATTTTTTGTATAGCTTCTTCATGTTTATTGTAGCAGAGCCTGGCAAAGACAAAAGGAAGTCCGGTCTCTTTGTACCAGGCTTCAGCCAAGTCAATACCTTCTCCCTCATGTAGATAGTGTTTGAGGGCAGCATCTCCTATAAGCACTTTTCCTTTAAGACCTAACAGGTGTGCAAGTTGATTGGAAGTCGCTGATGCAGGATCCATTTCACTTTCCCCTTCTAAAAGTAGAACACTATAGACTTTTTGATTTGCGATAATACCTAAATCCGTACATTTACATTGAGCTGATTCAACAGAAGAGATAAATCCAGCATTGATCTCTCTTCTTTTGAGTGCTTTATTGATCTGTGAAGGTACAGCACGTTTGTAGCGAAAGGTCATTTTAGAGGCATTGTTAGAGATATAGCGTTTTAAGAAGACTTGAAAAGGCAGTAGATTAAGATAGCTGATAGACCCGAATAACACAGTGCAAAGCTCCTCTCAAAATCCTGTTTAAGCGTAATTATAGCAAACAACTTTTATAATCGCGTCATTATTGGGGATGAAATAATCCCTATTTTGAAAGAGTTATTTATGGTAAAAGTAGAATTTTTAGGTCCTATCGGTAAAGCACCGATGGAGATGGAAGCCTCGACATTGGCAGAGGTTTCGGCACAACTCAAAACAGATAGCAGTTTGATTCAATGGTTGGATAAATGTGCAGTAGCACTAAATGATACGATGGTGAACGATCTGGCAACTGAACTTAAAGATGGTGATAGAATTTCTATCTTGCCTCCTGTGTGTGGTGGATAAGCGTGGAACTTTATCATGGTCCGTTAGATGTTAAAGAGATATTCGGGCGTTGGCTCGATGGAGAGGCCGAGTCAAACTATGGGGCTTATATCCCTTTTGTAGGAACGATACGTGCAGAAGATGGTATAGAAGCACTGAGTTTTGATATCTATGAACCTGTGCTTAAAAGATGGTTTGAAGCATGGGAGGAAAGGGCGGCTAAGCGTGGTGCAGTCGTAAAGATGGCACACTCCATTGGGGATGTTCCTGTACATACCTCTTCTTATGTGAGTGCGGTATTTTCTCCTAAACGCAGAGTAGCACTAGAGCTGATTGATGAGTTTGTTGAAGACTTTAAAGCCAATGCACCTATATGGAAATATGATGTAAAAAATGGTAAGCGTATCTACGCTGCTGATAGAAGCACTCCTATGGATGGTGCTGGATTGTTAGGATAAGGATAGAAATGGCATTTATGCACTTTGATGAATCAATGCAGATGATAGACGATCTTGCTATCAAAAATTATAAAACAAAACAACTCCCTTTAATGGAATCACAGGGATTTATACTCGCAGAGGATATTGTAGCAGATCATAACTCTCCTGAGTTCCCAACTTCTGCGATGGATGGGTATGCGGTTATCCATAAAGATCTCAGTCTTGGTAGACTACATATCGGAAGCATTAATCCTGCTGGATCTGACTTGAAAGAAGAAGTGGTAAGCGGTATGTGTATCAAGACGTTTACCGGTTCATTGATGCCACATGGTGCTGATACGCTCATCCCGATAGAAAATGTAAAAGTAGATGGTGATGAGATCATCATCAAGACAGAAGTACCACAAGGGTTCTCTGTACGTGAACCGGGAGAGAACTATGCGAAAGGACAGATGCTTATCCCCAAAGGGACGAAAATCGACTTTCCACAGATAGGGGTGATGGCAAGCTTGAATATACCACAAGTCACAGTCTATGAGAAGCCAACAGTGGCGATCATCTCTACAGGGTCAGAGTTACTTGAACTTGGTGAAGAACAGACAAGTGATGCACAGATACGCTCATCCAATAATTATATCCTCGAAGCTATTGTCAAGAAATATGATGGTGTACCTTTGCAGTTAGGGTGTATCAAGGATGATAAAGAGACCATCACAAAAAATATTTCTGATGCATTAAATAAAGCTGATATTGTGGTAACCACTGGTGGTGTGAGTGTAGGTGATTTTGACTTTGTGAAAGATGTCATCTATGAGCTTGGGTGTGATGTTGTGTTTAAAGGTGTACGTGTCAAGCCTGGACAGCATATTATGGTTGCACGTAAAGAGGATAAATTTATCATCGGACTCCCGGGATTTGCATACTCTTCTACTGTGACAGCACTGCTTTATCTTGTACCACTCATTGAGAAGTTGCAGCAAGGTCAGAGTGCGATGCACAGGGTCAATGCAACACTCAAAGAGCCGTTTATCAAACGTGCAAAAAAAGCAGAATTTACTGCATGCAACGTCTCTTTAGAAAAGGGAAGATACTATGTTGACTTTGAAGGTAAAAAAGTAGGATCCTCAGCCATTCTTACTAACATGCTTGGCAATGTAGCACTGCTTGTGACCTCTGAAGATGACACTTCCAAAGAGATAGGTGACGAGGTAAGCGTTTTACTTTTCGGGTAA from Sulfurovum xiamenensis includes the following:
- a CDS encoding molybdopterin molybdotransferase MoeA → MAFMHFDESMQMIDDLAIKNYKTKQLPLMESQGFILAEDIVADHNSPEFPTSAMDGYAVIHKDLSLGRLHIGSINPAGSDLKEEVVSGMCIKTFTGSLMPHGADTLIPIENVKVDGDEIIIKTEVPQGFSVREPGENYAKGQMLIPKGTKIDFPQIGVMASLNIPQVTVYEKPTVAIISTGSELLELGEEQTSDAQIRSSNNYILEAIVKKYDGVPLQLGCIKDDKETITKNISDALNKADIVVTTGGVSVGDFDFVKDVIYELGCDVVFKGVRVKPGQHIMVARKEDKFIIGLPGFAYSSTVTALLYLVPLIEKLQQGQSAMHRVNATLKEPFIKRAKKAEFTACNVSLEKGRYYVDFEGKKVGSSAILTNMLGNVALLVTSEDDTSKEIGDEVSVLLFG